The Anguilla rostrata isolate EN2019 chromosome 18, ASM1855537v3, whole genome shotgun sequence genome has a window encoding:
- the LOC135245097 gene encoding G-protein coupled receptor 26-like, which produces MDIVELSVSLLLVLIVIVSLLSNVLVLICFLYSPEIRKQTPGLFILNLTFCNLLLTVSNMPLTLVGLINKGNPGGEGFCHIVGFLDTFLTTNSMLSMAALSIDRWIAVVFPLSYSSKMRHRDAAILLGYSWAHSVSFSTAAACLSWVGYHPLYASCTLRDARANSVRIQFVIFTVVFHSLTFLLTLVVLCITYLKVLKVARFHCKRIDVITMQTLVLLVDIHPSVRQRCLEEQKRRRQRATRKISTFIGTFVICFAPYVITSILELFPAVPINPHWGVVSKCLAYSKAACDPFVYSLLRHQYRKTLTVIVNRLLKRSALNASGWRGGENGHGRTVAAATAD; this is translated from the exons ATGGACATAGTGGagttatctgtctctctccttttagTACTGATAGTTATTGTATCATTGCTGTCCAACGTGCTGGTTCTAATCTGCTTTCTCTACAGTCCGGAAATTCGAAAGCAAACGCCGGGTCTTTTTATCCTCAACCTGACCTTCTGCAACTTGTTGCTAACGGTGTCCAACATGCCACTGACTTTAGTTGGGCTTATCAACAAGGGAAACCCCGGCGGTGAAGGGTTCTGTCACATCGTTGGCTTTTTGGACACCTTTTTGACGACGAATTCGATGCTGAGCATGGCAGCTCTGAGTATCGACAGGTGGATTGCTGTGGTTTTCCCACTGAGTTACAGCTCAAAAATGCGCCACAGAGATGCTGCTATCCTGCTGGGTTACTCCTGGGCACATTCCGTATCCTTCTCAACAGCAGCCGCTTGTCTCTCGTGGGTGGGATACCATCCGCTTTATGCGTCCTGTACTCTCCGCGATGCGAGGGCAAACAGCGTCCGGATCCAGTTCGTTATCTTTACTGTGGTTTTCCACTCGCTCACCTTCCTTTTGACCTTAGTAGTTCTGTGCATCACTTACCTTAAAGTGCTTAAGGTGGCGCGTTTTCACTGTAAACGGATTGATGTTATTACAATGCAGACCTTAGTGCTTCTCGTGGACATTCACCCGAG CGTTCGGCAGCGATGCCTGGAGGAGCAGAAGAGGCGGAGACAGAGAGCTACCAGGAAGATCAGCACCTTCATCGGCACATTTGTAATCTGCTTCGCGCCCTACGTCATAACGAG CATCCTGGAGCTCTTTCCAGCAGTGCCAATCAACCCCCACTGGGGAGTGGTCTCCAAGTGCCTGGCCTATAGCAAGGCGGCCTGCGACCCTTTCGTGTACTCGCTCCTGCGGCACCAATACAGGAAGACCCTCACGGTCATCGTCAACCGGCTGCTGAAGAGGAGCGCCCTCAACGCGTccgggtggaggggcggggagaACGGGCACGGCCGCACCGTAGCCGCAGCAACGGCAGACTGA
- the LOC135245009 gene encoding paired box protein Pax-2a-like isoform X1: MDIHCKADSFSAVHRHGGVNQLGGVFVNGRPLPDVVRQRIVELAHQGVRPCDISRQLRVSHGCVSKILGRYYETGSIKPGVIGGSKPKVATPKVVDKIAEYKRQNPTMFAWEIRDRLLTEGVCDNDTVPSVSSINRIIRTKVQQPFLPSADGTGSPLSIPGHTTVLNSASPPASTASPDPVGSYSINGILGIPRSIGEKRKGNDDGSGGSGPHSGSRGSVESLRKHLRADAFTQQQLDALDRVFQRPSFTDVFPTAERVKPEQGNEFSLPALTPGLHEVKPNLSPSHGSDLVPSVTQSFPGGTGRDVGTTLPGYPPHVPPTGQGYSTPALAGMVPGSEFSGSPYSHPPYATYNEAWRFSNPALLTPHQGDPHQPLLLPSTTATSYFGNRIKPQDNLSRLHIVAV, encoded by the exons atGGATATTCATTGTAAAGCAGACTCGTTTTCTGCTGTGCACC GGCATGGGGGTGTAAACCAGCTAGGTGGGGTGTTTGTGAATGGCAGGCCCCTACCTGATGTAGTGAGGCAAAGGATTGTAGAGCTCGCACACCAGGGAGTTAGACCCTGTGACATCTCGAGACAACTAAGGGTCAGTCACGGCTGCGTCAGCAAAATACTTGGGAG ATACTACGAGACCGGGAGTATTAAGCCAGGAGTTATTGGGGGATCCAAACCAAAGGTCGCGACTCCAAAAGTGGTGGATAAAATCGCTGAATACAAGCGACAGAATCCCACCATGTTTGCGTGGGAGATAAGAGACAGGCTGTTAACGGAAGGCGTCTGCGACAATGACACTGTCCCGAGTGTTTCATCCATTAACAG GATTATTAGAACCAAAGTCCAGCAGCCTTTTCTCCCTTCTGCTGATGGAACAGGAAGTCCACTGTCCATACCTGGCCACACTACAG TGCTAAACTCTGCCTCGCCCCCAGCATCCACTGCTTCGCCTGATCCTGTGGGGTCTTACTCCATCAACGGTATTCTGGGTATTCCTCGGTCCATTGGAGAAAAGAGGAAAGGGAATGATG ATGGCTCAGGTGGTTCCGGCCCACACAGTGGCTCTCGGGGTAGTGTGGAGAGCTTACGGAAGCACCTGAGAGCTGACGCCttcacacagcagcagctggaTGCTCTGGACCGGGTCTTTCAACGGCCGTCTTTCACAGACGTCTTCCCGACGGCCGAGCGCGTCAAGCCAGAGCAG GGTAATGAATTCTCCTTACCAGCGCTGACTCCAGGCTTGCATGAGGTGAAGCCCAATTTGTCCCCCAGCCACGGCTCAGACCTGGTCCCCAGCGTGACACAGAGCTTTCCTGGGGGGACAG GTCGCGACGTGGGCACCACGCTCCCAGGGTACCCCCCACACGTCCCCCCCACAGGCCAGGGCTACTCCACCCCAGCACTAGCCGGAATGGTTCCTG gGAGCGAGTTTTCAGGGAGCCCGTACTCTCACCCACCGTATGCGACCTACAACGAAGCCTGGAGATTCAGCAACCCAGCTCTACTGA CTCCTCATCAAGGGGATCCCCACCAACCACTGCTGCTGCCGTCTACGACCGCCACTAGTTACTTTGGAAACCGAATCAAACCACAGGACAATCTCAGCAGACTCCATATTGTTGCAGTGTAA
- the LOC135245009 gene encoding paired box protein Pax-2a-like isoform X2: MDIHCKADSFSAVHRHGGVNQLGGVFVNGRPLPDVVRQRIVELAHQGVRPCDISRQLRVSHGCVSKILGRYYETGSIKPGVIGGSKPKVATPKVVDKIAEYKRQNPTMFAWEIRDRLLTEGVCDNDTVPSVSSINRIIRTKVQQPFLPSADGTGSPLSIPGHTTVLNSASPPASTASPDPVGSYSINGILGIPRSIGEKRKGNDDGSGGSGPHSGSRGSVESLRKHLRADAFTQQQLDALDRVFQRPSFTDVFPTAERVKPEQGNEFSLPALTPGLHEVKPNLSPSHGSDLVPSVTQSFPGGTGRDVGTTLPGYPPHVPPTGQGYSTPALAGMVPGSEFSGSPYSHPPYATYNEAWRFSNPALLSSPYYYSSSSRGSPPTTAAAVYDRH; the protein is encoded by the exons atGGATATTCATTGTAAAGCAGACTCGTTTTCTGCTGTGCACC GGCATGGGGGTGTAAACCAGCTAGGTGGGGTGTTTGTGAATGGCAGGCCCCTACCTGATGTAGTGAGGCAAAGGATTGTAGAGCTCGCACACCAGGGAGTTAGACCCTGTGACATCTCGAGACAACTAAGGGTCAGTCACGGCTGCGTCAGCAAAATACTTGGGAG ATACTACGAGACCGGGAGTATTAAGCCAGGAGTTATTGGGGGATCCAAACCAAAGGTCGCGACTCCAAAAGTGGTGGATAAAATCGCTGAATACAAGCGACAGAATCCCACCATGTTTGCGTGGGAGATAAGAGACAGGCTGTTAACGGAAGGCGTCTGCGACAATGACACTGTCCCGAGTGTTTCATCCATTAACAG GATTATTAGAACCAAAGTCCAGCAGCCTTTTCTCCCTTCTGCTGATGGAACAGGAAGTCCACTGTCCATACCTGGCCACACTACAG TGCTAAACTCTGCCTCGCCCCCAGCATCCACTGCTTCGCCTGATCCTGTGGGGTCTTACTCCATCAACGGTATTCTGGGTATTCCTCGGTCCATTGGAGAAAAGAGGAAAGGGAATGATG ATGGCTCAGGTGGTTCCGGCCCACACAGTGGCTCTCGGGGTAGTGTGGAGAGCTTACGGAAGCACCTGAGAGCTGACGCCttcacacagcagcagctggaTGCTCTGGACCGGGTCTTTCAACGGCCGTCTTTCACAGACGTCTTCCCGACGGCCGAGCGCGTCAAGCCAGAGCAG GGTAATGAATTCTCCTTACCAGCGCTGACTCCAGGCTTGCATGAGGTGAAGCCCAATTTGTCCCCCAGCCACGGCTCAGACCTGGTCCCCAGCGTGACACAGAGCTTTCCTGGGGGGACAG GTCGCGACGTGGGCACCACGCTCCCAGGGTACCCCCCACACGTCCCCCCCACAGGCCAGGGCTACTCCACCCCAGCACTAGCCGGAATGGTTCCTG gGAGCGAGTTTTCAGGGAGCCCGTACTCTCACCCACCGTATGCGACCTACAACGAAGCCTGGAGATTCAGCAACCCAGCTCTACTGA GTTCCCCTTATTATTATAGCTCCTCATCAAGGGGATCCCCACCAACCACTGCTGCTGCCGTCTACGACCGCCACTAG